The DNA segment GGTAAAAAAAATCTTATTATCAGCACAAGCATTGGAATTGCAGTATATCCTATCGATGCTAAAAGACCTGATACTTTATTAAAAAATGCTGATATTGCCATGTATCAAGCTAAAAACAGTGGTAAAAATCGCGTTGTGATGCATAACAAAAAACTCAATAATAAAATTATTCATAAACATGCGATGATTCAAGATATCCATCAAGGATTAATAAAAAATGAATTTTTTGTTGAATACCAGCCTAAACTTTCACTTAAAAATAAAGAGATTGTTGGTGCTGAGGCTCTTGTAAGATGGAAGCATCCTAAAAAAGGTTTGTTAATGCCAGGCAGCTTTATTAATGTTGCTGAAGAATCTGATTTGATTGTGCATTTAGATCAATATGTTTTAAAAGAAGTATGTCAACAAATTCAACTATGGCATAAAAATAAACTGCTAGAAAATATTCGAATCTCTGTTAATGCTTCAGCACGATTTTTAAGTGAAGAACACTTTGTTAGTATTATTAATAATATGCTAACTCAATACAAAATTTCACCACAAAATTTAGAAATTGAAATTACAGAGTCTAAATTGATTCAATCTTATGATGATATTCTTAAAAAACTAACGGATATACGCAAAATTTTAGGTGACTCACTTAAGGTATCTGTTGATGATTTTGGTGTTGGTTATTCATCTTTAAGCTACTTAAATGAGCTACCTGTAGATATTGTTAAAATTGATCGTTCCTTCATATCAAAAGTCGCTACAAATGACGACAAACAGCCAATCATCAAGGCAATTATTGAACTATCACATGCGCTAAATTATCATGTAATTGCCGAAGGCGTTGAAAATCAAGTACAATATGATTTCTTAAAACAGCATCAATGCGACTCAATGCAAGGCTATCTTTTATCAAAGTCAATGCCGCCTGATGACTTTGTCGAATTTATTAAAAACTGGCAACACCAACCTTCTAACTTAAAAGAATAGTTTATTATTAGGTACTTTTTTATTTTATAAGCCTAATCTATCGCTTAAAATAACAACTTATTTAAACGATTTAACTGATCTTATTTATGGATATTATTGATCAAGCACAACGCCAAAAAGCATTAGATATTAGCCAGTCCTTTATCGTTCAAGCACCAGCAGGCTCAGGTAAAACAGAATTACTATCACAACGATTTCTAACACTTTTAAGTGCCGTAAAAAAACCTGAATCCATTATTGCCATTACTTTTACCAATAAAGCTCAATCTGAAATGCACCGACGCATTATTGAAGCGTTAAGCTTAGCTAAGGCAAATAAAATACCCCTAGATAAGCATAAGAAAAAAACCTATGATTTAGCACAAAAAGTACTACTTCAAGATCAAAAATACAACTGGCAATTATTAGAAAACCCTAATCGACTTTCAATTACAACGATTGATGCACTCTCACTGAAACTAACGATGATGATGCCTGAAAGATCTCAATTTTTAACCAACGTTGAAATTGCACAGGATATCAATACAATCTATCGTCAAGCCATTGATATGATGCTAGAAGAAATTAACTTACAACACCCTAAATACCAACAATTAAATAACGTATTAAATCATTTAGATAATAATTTAACTCAATTTTATGATCTTATTATTCGTATGCTTATAATAAGAGAGCAGTGGTTACAAGCGCTAGTTAATGCCAATGAACAACTACGAAAATCAACCTTAGAAAATAATTTTGCTCAAATAATAAAAACATATTTAACTGAACTTTATCAATACTTAGAACCCTATCATGACGACTTAGAAGATTTATCTAGCTATGCAGCTAAGAATCTTGCCATTGATATGGAAAATCAAAAACTTTCAGTAGACTTAGATAATTTAAAACGATGGCAATTTTTAATTAACCATTTACTTATTACCAAAGATAATACTTTAAAAAAACGTCTGACTAAAAATGATGGCTTTCCCACATCAAGCACCAAAAAGGATGAAAAGGCTCATCAAAAACAACAAAAATCAAAACTGTTAGATATCTTAAGTGTATTAGGTGAGTCCGACGATGTTAACAGGTTAATCGAACTGTGTACTGATTTAAAATCGATTTCATTAATCTATGACCCAAGTCAATGGCAAATACTTACAGATATCATTGATATATTACTCTTATCGGCACAGTACCTTTACCTTAAATTTTCTCAAAGTCACAAGGTTGACTTTAGTGAAGTTGCAATTAAAGCAATTACAGCATTAGGTTATAAAGATGATCCAACTGATTTAATGCTATATCTTGATTATGCAATTGAGCATTTATTAGTTGATGAGTTTCAAGATACTTCTAAACTACAGTATGAACTCATCAAATCACTAACCTGTGGCTGGCAACAAGGTGATGGACGTAGCTTATTTTTAGTTGGTGATCCGATGCAATCAATTTACCGCTTTCGCCAAGCTGAGGTTGAATTATTTTTAAATGCTAAAGATGGTATTGGTGATCTCTTATTAACCCCACTGTATCTTCAATGTAACTTTAGATCAGATAAAACAATCATCGATTGGGTTAATCATACCTTTAGGCAAATTTTTCCTAAAGTTGATCAAAAAGCATTCGGTGCAATTAGCTATCACCCATCAGAAGCTGTCTTTCAACATCAACAGCAATCGAATATTTCATTAGTTAGCATTGCGAATGATCATCGTGAAGCAGAAAAAATCATTGAAATTATTAAACAACACCAAGTAACCAGCCCAAAAATAACTATTGGTATTTTAGCCCGCTCAAGAAATCATCTTAATCAAATTATTCAACAATTAAAGTTAGCCAATATTCCTTACAACGAAACAGAAATTGAATCATTGTATCACTTAGCGGTAATCGAAGACTTACTGGCATTATTAGAAGTTATTTTATCTCCAGCTGAAAAATTAAGCTTAACAAAACTACTCACTTCTCGCTTATTTGGTATCGACTTTAATCGCATTGAATTATTATTAAAGGAGTTTGATGAGTCTTCCTATCATAGCATTAGCTATTATCTATTCAATTCAACAATAACTGACTTAACCCTAAGCGATCACTTTAAAGATCAACTATTAATGCTGAATAAAGCGATAAATGAGCGATTTAAACTACCCTTATCGATAGTATTACATAATCTATGGCTGAGTTTAAATGGGCCTAGTTATTATCCGAAAAATCAACTTGATGAGATCGAAAAATTCTTTGAACTACTATCTAGCTTTGAAGATTGTGGTCATCTAATCGATAAACAAGCCTTTTATCAACAATTGAAAACTTTACGCTCTTCTAAATGTTCAGATGCAAGCATTGATGTTATGACCATTCATAAAGCAAAAGGCTTAGAGTTTGATATTGTTATCCTACCGGGATTAAATAAAGCACCCAAAGCTAATGACCATCAATTATTAAACTATGATTATTACCATGATGATAATCATCAGTTTCGCCTATTACTGGCAAGTAAAGCACATCGTTGGCAAAAACATGCCAATGCCTTTTATCAACTAATTACCGATAATAATAACCGACGTCTAGCTTATGAGACTGATCGCTTATTATATGTTGCTGCCACTCGAGCAAAGTCCTATCTTTATTGTTTTGCAGCTTTTGATATTGACCATGTTAAGGCAAATAAACGCTCTTTTTTTAGCTCGCTTTATCCTGCAACAGCTAATCATTGGCAAGCTGATCAATCCAATAAAGAATTAAGTCAAATAAATCATCAAAATCAAATATTTCAACGCAAATTATTACAAGCAATAAAGCCACCAACTTTAATTCCATTAGATCATGATAATCTTAATGAAAATAATCTACCTGAGCCTTTTGATATTTTTAAACTAGAAGGTCAAATACTCGGTAATACTATCCATTATTTATTAGAGCAATTAATAAAACAACAAGCTTGGTTAGCTTACCCCAATGAAACTTACCTTAATCATTTAATCACGACACAACTACATCTTGCTGGTATTGAAAAAACACAGGCTTTAATATTAAAAGAAATCATTCATCAAGCAGTAGGTAATACATTAAATAATAAAAAGCTAAACCAATACTTTTCTCAAGCAAAGCAAATCTTTTGTGAATATAGCTTATATCATATAGCACCAACATTTAAAGAGAAGCTTCAAAAGTCAATTATTGATTTACTTGTAATAGATAAACAAAATAATATCGTTATTATCGATTATAAAACAACACATTATAATAATGATAACAATGATTCGCTTGATAGATTTATCAGTGACGAGATTAATCAGCATAAAGATCAAATAAAACGTTATCATTACTTAATAAGAGAGCATTTATCTAATCAATCGATTAAAACCTTTCTTTATTTCCCTATCTTAGATCATTTAGAGTCAATTTCGATATAAATAAATTATACATCCAATGATTTGGATGTTTTTATAATTATGCGTCTTGTTATAAAGCAAATAATGCTACCAACAATTGCTAATACTATAAAAACTAACATCCCATCGTTCATATTCGCTTTTGATAAGCCAATATTCGCATCAATGCTTATATGCGAAGATATTAAACCTGCAATCTTACCGCCTAAGCCAATAGTGACAAGCCAAATCCCCATATAGAGTGATACATACTTTGGTGGTGCAATTTTGGTCACTAGAGATAAACCAATTGCCGAAAGTGATAACTCACTAATTGCTAACATTAAAAAACCAACAACAATAATAATAGCAGGTATCTTATGATCGCCTGGAGACGTTGCAATTGAGAAATAAAATAAAATAAACATTAAAGTCATAATCACAAAAGCAACGTTAAACTTATCGATATCATTGACAGGAATTCCGCGTTTACCAAAGCTTAACCAAATCTTACCCATTACAGCACCAAAAAGTAAGACACCTAATGATTCAACACTTAAAAATTGCGAATTATTAATCGTAATACCAAAAAGGCTATGATCGACACAATGGGCAATAAATAATAATATTGATATAAAAATCTGAAAATATAATGCCCAATAAAGAATTGATAATAAATAAAAAATACCTGCAACAATCACTTGGCGCCAATACTTCTTCTGAGCAGATATTACCATGATGGCAACGGCTAAAACTGCCGCTAATAAAATAGCTAAGTTCGCAATATCAGGATGTCTTAATAATGCATAAACAATGCCAATATAAACGATAATAATAATTGCTGTTGCCAACACTTTCTTAAATGTTAATTTTACATCACTGATATAGCTTTTAAGTATAAAAAAGCCACTTAAAAGTAATAACAACATAAAAATCGACACAGCAATGCTTGAATAAAAAGGTGCTGAAAATCCATAGGCATTCTTTAGCGCAGATGCAACAAAAAGTGCAAAAAATGAACCTAAGTTAATGCCAACATAAAAAATATTAAAACCAAAGTCACGATGACTATCTGATAAACCTGAGCGATCATAAAATCTGCCAATAAATGATGAAATATTCGATTTAATCAACCCTGTACTAATCGAGATAAATGCTAGACCTAAAAACATCATATTTTCATTGGTTGATAATGCCAAAATACTGCTGCCAATAATCATAAATATCGAACCTAGAAAGGCAGCACGATAATAATTGATTAACTTATCTGCAATATAGCCACCGACAAGTGCTGAAATATAAATCATTGCAAGTACAGTACCAACTAATGATGCACTGACATGTTGAGAGATACCAAAGCGCTCAATTAAAAAGAAAATTAATAATGACTGAATGACATAATAACCATAGCGCTCACCAAATTCAGTTAGGCTTGCTATGGTTAAGACTTTAGCTTGATCACTGTTTTGACTCATTAGTTTTATTCATTGTTATACTTTACACTATGCTCAATCATAGGATTAATTGATCTAAATAGCAATCTTAAGCTTCAAATGACAAAAATAAGCAAACCACAATTACATAAATAAAATATAATTATTTAATTAAAAATAAAAATTAAAATATTTATAATATAATAATTTAACTGCGTTTTTGCAGACATGGAAAATGTTTGATTATTTAACTATACTTTCAAGTACTTCTTTAAACGTTGGAGTAGGCTTAAATGAAACTAAACCACAAATTACTGATTTTATTTTTAGTACCTCTATTAATTGTTGGTTTATTAAGCTTAAGTGGACTTTTATGGTCACGTTATCATTTTACCAATACCGTTACAATTGACACATCTAAAGTCCAAGCTGCATTAGAGATGGAGATTAATGATAAAGAAGCGTTTAAAAATGTGATTGATTATCTAGCTTATCGAGATAAACAATCACTTATAAGTTATCAAAATCACATTAATCATTTTAATTACTATCTAGCACAATATCAGTCCCTACCTCTAACAAAAAAAGAAACACAATATTTAGAAACCTTAAAAAACCATTTTGAAAAATTTCAAACCCATACACATAATCTAATTAGCATTGAAAATGATCAGATTAATCAAATCAAACAACTAAACTTTTTACTCAATGAAAAAATAGAAACTACATTAGATGATAATTGGCAAAAACAGTTATTAAAAAGTGATAAAGAGTATGCAATTAAGCATAATGCCTTATTAGAGATAGAAATCAATACTTATGAACTAGCTTCTGCTGTTAGTGGCTATATTTTAGAAGCATCACCTCTACTTAAGGAACGTATTTATGATAGTGTTGATGATATAGAAAAATGGTCAAACATACTCAAAAAAACTAACTTAGATGCTAATGAAAGCGTCTTTTTTAACCAGATGAGTAAATATATCGAGCAAGTAAAAGGCACTGCCAGTCGGATTGTTGCCCTTGAAGATCAAAAGCGCAGTGAAATGGCCTTATCAACGACCATATCAAAAAGTATGGATAGCCTATTAGATAATGAAATACAAAATGCCGCATTAGATGACCTTACCAATACACAACAAAATGTCTCAAGGATTAATATTGCCATTATTATAAGTTTAGCTTTAATCATGTTACTAAGCATTTTAATCGCTTATTGGTTTATCAAACAATATTTTAGTAAACCTGTAAACAAATTAAAAAATATTGCTGAAGCCATTGCTGTGGGTAAAACAGATATTCAGATTGATGATGCTCAAAGTGGTGAGTTTGGTGAATTATACCCAAGCTTTATCAAATTAAACCAAAACACACAAAACTTATCTAAAATTGCAAAATCCTTAGGTGAAGGTAAGTTTGATACTGATATTCAACCAAGATCCAAAGAAGATAGTCTTTCATATGCATTGATTGAAATGCGTAATAACTTACAAACATTTGACACAGAGAATAAACAACAAGTTTGGATAAAAACTCAAATTGCGACTATTGTTCAATCTGCACAAAGCCTTTTAGATATACAAACACTTGCACAACAAGTCATAAGTAACTTATCTGAAACCTTAAATGCGGGCTTTGGCGCATTTTATTCGCTTGAGATAGAGAATGAGAATGATCAACATACAGATGCTAAATTAACATTAATCGCAAGCTATGGCTATGAACAACGTAAGCAAGTTGCCAATCAAATTAATATTGGCGAAGGCTTAGTTGGCCAGTGTGCCTTTGAGAAAAAATCAATACTACTAACAGAAGTGCCCGATGATTATATTAAAATTTCATCAGGATTAGGCAATCACAAAGCTTTAAATATTATGGTACTGCCAATTATCCATAATGATGATGTATTAGGTGTCATTGAAATTGCATCTTTTCATCTATTAGGTGATAAAGAGCAAATGATTTTAAAAGAAGTCAGTAATCATTTAGCCACGATTATCAGTAATGTAATCTCACATACTAAAACACAGAGTTTACTAACACAATCTCAATCGATGAATGAAGAGCTACAGTCTCAGCAACAAGCATTAGCAACCTCAAATGAGGCACTTGAGAAACAAACACAAGCACTAAAGCAATCAGAAGAAGAGTTACGCTCACAAAGTGAAGAACTAAGGGTTATGAATGAAGAATTAGAGGAGAAAACCGAGCGCCTTGAACAGCAGAAAAAAGAATTAGAAAGCGCACAAGGTGACTTAGAACAACGTGCTCAAGACTTAGCTTTATCAAGTAAATATAAATCTGAATTTCTTGCTAATATGTCACATGAATTAAGAACACCTTTAAATTCTTTATTGATTTTATCTAAAAAACTCTCTGAGAATCGCGATGGCAATCTGACTGAAAAGCAAATTAAATCAGCTAAAATTATCCATAAAGGTGGCCATGACTTATTAACTTTAATCAATGATATTTTGGATTTATCCAAAGTTGAGGCTGGTAAGCTTCAAGTTGAGATATCCCCTTGCTCAATTACAACAATTTGTGAAGATTTAAAAACACAATTTGAGCCAATGGCAAATGATAAAGGCATAGACTTTCAATTCCATATCAGTGACCAACTGCCAGAAACATTCGAATCTGATAATCAAAGAATTACACAAATTTTAAGAAATTTTATATCCAATGCCTTTAAGTTTACAGAAACAGGTTCTGTTACAGTTAAAGTTAGCCAACCTAATAAAGACTTATCCATTCATGGGCAGATACAGCCAGCGAATCAATTAATTACATTTTCTATTATTGATACTGGTATCGGCATTGCTAAAGATAAGCAACGCATTATATTTGAAGCTTTCCAACAAGCTGAAGGTTCAACTTCTCGTCAATATGGTGGTACAGGCTTAGGTCTTGCAATCTCACGTACGATGGCTGATTTACTCGGCGGTGAAATTACCTTAGAAAGTGAGGAAAATAAAGGTAGTATCTTTAGTCTACATTTACCATTGAAATCACCATCACCTCAAAAAGTTGCCGCAGAGGTTATATTTAATAGTGCAAGCAGCCAACAGAGTCAAGTAACTGGCAAAATATCATCTCATTTAGCTACAAGTGATAGGATAGAAGTACAACAAAACCCAATAGATAAAATAGATAAGAGACAAAATTATAAACCAAGCATTCTAATTGTTGAAGATGATGAAACATTTATTGAAATTCTAAGCGACTATGCAGTTGAACAAGGCTATGAAGTGAAAACAGCATCTTCAGGTAAAGATGCGATAGAAAAAGCGATTGTTGAACAACCCAATGCAATTATATTAGATTTAGGTCTACCCGATATCGATGGTATCAAAGTCCTTGAAACATTAAAAGATAACCTACAAACACGTCATATTCCCATTCACGTTATCTCTGCTCGAGATGAAAATCCACAACTTAAAGCACAAGGCGCTCTTGGTTATTTAAAAAAACCACCGACAGAAGATTCACTAATGGATGTTTTTAAACGGTTCTCTTCTGTTATACAGTCTGATCTTAAACATATACTAGTTATTGATGATGACCAAATAAGCCAACAAGCTGTTTGTGAACTAATTGATAATGATACAAATACAATTAAAGCTGTTAGTAGTGGTAAAGAAGCACTATCTTATCTGGCAGCAAACCAAGTCGATTGTATTATCTTAGATTTAAACCTACCGGATCAATCAGGTTTTGAAATCTTAGATCAATTACACCATACCTTCGCTTCATTACCACCAGTTGTTGTATATACCGCTCGTGATCTAACAGAACAAGAACATCAACAACTACAAAAATACACACAAAGTATAGTCGTTAAAGGTGTTAACTCCCCCAACCGTCTACTCGATGAAGTAACTCTATTTTTACATAGTATTGAAAATAACTTACCTAAAGAATCAAGAAAAGAAATTAAAATGCTTCACAGCGGTGATCAGGCACTAAAAAATAAAAAAGTATTATTAGTTGACGATGATATGCGCAATGTATTTGCATTATCGAGTGAATTAGAAGAGTACGCACTTGATGTTGTCATTGCATCTAATGGACAACAAGCAGTTGATAA comes from the bacterium SCSIO 12844 genome and includes:
- a CDS encoding EAL domain-containing protein, producing the protein MNKPSYRVIVIDDTASIHDDFKQIFSPTDHDSDLNQLENLIFEKNNTTQTKVLPLVDIQIDSAYSGEEGIKLVKQATKKTIPYSVAIVDIRMPGGIDGVQTAVELLQIEPNLQIVFCSAYSDYDWEDMITILKSPERWIILKKPFEAIEAQQLILSLCEKWLLLLDMKNQIESQTLELKKQIYQLNQAKEEINFLAYYDSLTQLPNRLFFNELLKDSIAQANHNNTLVALFFLDIDNFKKINDTYGHNVGDKLLAKIAQRLKKSLRKNDILGRYHSEVKDHPVVCSRLGGDEFVITFKNLNHGYDVLTIAQRISNAISKQAFSIGKKNLIISTSIGIAVYPIDAKRPDTLLKNADIAMYQAKNSGKNRVVMHNKKLNNKIIHKHAMIQDIHQGLIKNEFFVEYQPKLSLKNKEIVGAEALVRWKHPKKGLLMPGSFINVAEESDLIVHLDQYVLKEVCQQIQLWHKNKLLENIRISVNASARFLSEEHFVSIINNMLTQYKISPQNLEIEITESKLIQSYDDILKKLTDIRKILGDSLKVSVDDFGVGYSSLSYLNELPVDIVKIDRSFISKVATNDDKQPIIKAIIELSHALNYHVIAEGVENQVQYDFLKQHQCDSMQGYLLSKSMPPDDFVEFIKNWQHQPSNLKE
- a CDS encoding UvrD-helicase domain-containing protein, with product MDIIDQAQRQKALDISQSFIVQAPAGSGKTELLSQRFLTLLSAVKKPESIIAITFTNKAQSEMHRRIIEALSLAKANKIPLDKHKKKTYDLAQKVLLQDQKYNWQLLENPNRLSITTIDALSLKLTMMMPERSQFLTNVEIAQDINTIYRQAIDMMLEEINLQHPKYQQLNNVLNHLDNNLTQFYDLIIRMLIIREQWLQALVNANEQLRKSTLENNFAQIIKTYLTELYQYLEPYHDDLEDLSSYAAKNLAIDMENQKLSVDLDNLKRWQFLINHLLITKDNTLKKRLTKNDGFPTSSTKKDEKAHQKQQKSKLLDILSVLGESDDVNRLIELCTDLKSISLIYDPSQWQILTDIIDILLLSAQYLYLKFSQSHKVDFSEVAIKAITALGYKDDPTDLMLYLDYAIEHLLVDEFQDTSKLQYELIKSLTCGWQQGDGRSLFLVGDPMQSIYRFRQAEVELFLNAKDGIGDLLLTPLYLQCNFRSDKTIIDWVNHTFRQIFPKVDQKAFGAISYHPSEAVFQHQQQSNISLVSIANDHREAEKIIEIIKQHQVTSPKITIGILARSRNHLNQIIQQLKLANIPYNETEIESLYHLAVIEDLLALLEVILSPAEKLSLTKLLTSRLFGIDFNRIELLLKEFDESSYHSISYYLFNSTITDLTLSDHFKDQLLMLNKAINERFKLPLSIVLHNLWLSLNGPSYYPKNQLDEIEKFFELLSSFEDCGHLIDKQAFYQQLKTLRSSKCSDASIDVMTIHKAKGLEFDIVILPGLNKAPKANDHQLLNYDYYHDDNHQFRLLLASKAHRWQKHANAFYQLITDNNNRRLAYETDRLLYVAATRAKSYLYCFAAFDIDHVKANKRSFFSSLYPATANHWQADQSNKELSQINHQNQIFQRKLLQAIKPPTLIPLDHDNLNENNLPEPFDIFKLEGQILGNTIHYLLEQLIKQQAWLAYPNETYLNHLITTQLHLAGIEKTQALILKEIIHQAVGNTLNNKKLNQYFSQAKQIFCEYSLYHIAPTFKEKLQKSIIDLLVIDKQNNIVIIDYKTTHYNNDNNDSLDRFISDEINQHKDQIKRYHYLIREHLSNQSIKTFLYFPILDHLESISI
- a CDS encoding peptide MFS transporter, producing the protein MSQNSDQAKVLTIASLTEFGERYGYYVIQSLLIFFLIERFGISQHVSASLVGTVLAMIYISALVGGYIADKLINYYRAAFLGSIFMIIGSSILALSTNENMMFLGLAFISISTGLIKSNISSFIGRFYDRSGLSDSHRDFGFNIFYVGINLGSFFALFVASALKNAYGFSAPFYSSIAVSIFMLLLLLSGFFILKSYISDVKLTFKKVLATAIIIIVYIGIVYALLRHPDIANLAILLAAVLAVAIMVISAQKKYWRQVIVAGIFYLLSILYWALYFQIFISILLFIAHCVDHSLFGITINNSQFLSVESLGVLLFGAVMGKIWLSFGKRGIPVNDIDKFNVAFVIMTLMFILFYFSIATSPGDHKIPAIIIVVGFLMLAISELSLSAIGLSLVTKIAPPKYVSLYMGIWLVTIGLGGKIAGLISSHISIDANIGLSKANMNDGMLVFIVLAIVGSIICFITRRIIIKTSKSLDV
- a CDS encoding response regulator; translated protein: MKLNHKLLILFLVPLLIVGLLSLSGLLWSRYHFTNTVTIDTSKVQAALEMEINDKEAFKNVIDYLAYRDKQSLISYQNHINHFNYYLAQYQSLPLTKKETQYLETLKNHFEKFQTHTHNLISIENDQINQIKQLNFLLNEKIETTLDDNWQKQLLKSDKEYAIKHNALLEIEINTYELASAVSGYILEASPLLKERIYDSVDDIEKWSNILKKTNLDANESVFFNQMSKYIEQVKGTASRIVALEDQKRSEMALSTTISKSMDSLLDNEIQNAALDDLTNTQQNVSRINIAIIISLALIMLLSILIAYWFIKQYFSKPVNKLKNIAEAIAVGKTDIQIDDAQSGEFGELYPSFIKLNQNTQNLSKIAKSLGEGKFDTDIQPRSKEDSLSYALIEMRNNLQTFDTENKQQVWIKTQIATIVQSAQSLLDIQTLAQQVISNLSETLNAGFGAFYSLEIENENDQHTDAKLTLIASYGYEQRKQVANQINIGEGLVGQCAFEKKSILLTEVPDDYIKISSGLGNHKALNIMVLPIIHNDDVLGVIEIASFHLLGDKEQMILKEVSNHLATIISNVISHTKTQSLLTQSQSMNEELQSQQQALATSNEALEKQTQALKQSEEELRSQSEELRVMNEELEEKTERLEQQKKELESAQGDLEQRAQDLALSSKYKSEFLANMSHELRTPLNSLLILSKKLSENRDGNLTEKQIKSAKIIHKGGHDLLTLINDILDLSKVEAGKLQVEISPCSITTICEDLKTQFEPMANDKGIDFQFHISDQLPETFESDNQRITQILRNFISNAFKFTETGSVTVKVSQPNKDLSIHGQIQPANQLITFSIIDTGIGIAKDKQRIIFEAFQQAEGSTSRQYGGTGLGLAISRTMADLLGGEITLESEENKGSIFSLHLPLKSPSPQKVAAEVIFNSASSQQSQVTGKISSHLATSDRIEVQQNPIDKIDKRQNYKPSILIVEDDETFIEILSDYAVEQGYEVKTASSGKDAIEKAIVEQPNAIILDLGLPDIDGIKVLETLKDNLQTRHIPIHVISARDENPQLKAQGALGYLKKPPTEDSLMDVFKRFSSVIQSDLKHILVIDDDQISQQAVCELIDNDTNTIKAVSSGKEALSYLAANQVDCIILDLNLPDQSGFEILDQLHHTFASLPPVVVYTARDLTEQEHQQLQKYTQSIVVKGVNSPNRLLDEVTLFLHSIENNLPKESRKEIKMLHSGDQALKNKKVLLVDDDMRNVFALSSELEEYALDVVIASNGQQAVDKLKLESDIHIVLMDIMMPVMDGYQAIEEIRKDKQFKNLPIIALTAKAMSDDKEKCIQAGANDYIAKPIDVDQLISMMKVWSAKS